The genomic DNA GATTTTTGGCTTAGTTACGGCGAGGTCCTCTTACTTATGACGTTGGATTACTTGACTCCTTCAAACAAAGCAGGCCACAGATGAACCTCATCTGCAGTAACTTAAAAATATTGACAATTATGTTTTCATCTTGAAAATATTGACCAGctatttatgattattattcAGGTGTGCTATTGTGTAGAGGTAGGTAGGTTATATCCAAGGCACTTTAGGAAGAATAGTTTCATGAAGAAGAGCTCACATGATTGTTGGTTAACAAAGAAGGGTTTGAAGTAATACTTTTCATACTTGAAGGGGTTGGCCACTGGTTTTTCAGTTCAGCGTTAAGTGTTAATCTGTTGTTCTTGAGGAGACTATCTGGCAATTTACCCATGTTTCtgtttttttaagaaattatttttcatgttggAAGAATTTGATATAGTGGGTTAAGTTTAAttgaaaagttattttctaCAGATTTGAGAGAATTGCAGGATGGCAAAACAGAGGATGAAGTTGCAAATGATTTCGCTGGTATATGTGCCGTGCAAGCCTCAAATTTTTGTGATgtagttagataattacattgttttttttttttttaacttttgggTATTACATACGGAGACCCAAAAGGGTTTGAATAAAGACTCAATTTGTATGGTTTTGAGCTGACATATAACCATGTAAACATAGTCCACTCCGGTCCTTGATTCATTGTCGTTGCTTGTTCCTTCGTTGATGTGAGATTGTTAAAAAACATTATAATGAGCCTACTAGTTTTACTTCCTGCATGGGTTCCAGAAGGATCCTTGTAGTATTCTCATAGATGCACCGGCCCTTGTTAGTTATTTGTAGGTGTTACTCCATAATTGAGAAAATTGTTGTGTTACTAGTTTCCAAAGTcatttgaatttcaatttcttgTCTTTACCACTTACAAGATGTTTGACAACCCAACAGGGTATAGCTTGGCTAAGTAGCCAGCGGTGATTTTAAACCTGTGTTTCccccttttgcttttgttaaaTTCATCTCGTAGTAGTGCCTAGTAAGTCACATTATGCAGTTAAATTACATTTTGGTCTTTACTTCTTGATTCAGATGCTCTTCCCAGATTAAGAAGACGGAACTCAGAGACATTTAGATcacaatatataaacaaaaaggAAATCCGGTCAGCTCGCCCTTCTCATCTTGATTGAAACAAAAACTGTTGTGGTCCTAATTTGTGACTTAAGAGCTCTACTTGTTTATGAGTTTTGTCCTTATCTTTTTAGGTTGTTTATGTTTTTCTAGAGTCTGTGTTGGCACATGGAACGTTGGAGCTAAGCTTCCACCTGATGACTTGCATATTGAGAACTGGTTAGATATCAGTGAGCCTGCGGACATGTATATAATTGGGTAAGTGGTTAACAGATTGGTTCATATTCATGCAAATCATTTCTTCAGTCTGAAGTACATTTTACTTTCTTAATGTTGGCTTCTATTGTGGTAAGGTGGTTTTTACTTCAGCTTTTGTTCCCCACATATCTATGTGTAAATATGTGTATTTACATCCTCTTCCAAAATGCAAGGATTAACTGACTCCATTCTCTAATAGTTTTCAGGAGATTGTACCACTAAATGCTGGGAATATCTTTGGTGCCGAAGATAGTCGCCCGGTGCCAAAATGGGAAAACATCATCCGTAAAACCCTTAATAAGCTTCAACCtgcaaatttgaaatttaaatgctACAGTGATCCCTCTTCTCCATCAAGATTTAAGCCAACTGATGATGCTCCAAATTTAGATGATGAAATATTGCTTGGATCTGATTGTGATACCGAGGAGGAAATCCATCTGTTAGGTGAAAAATCCGATAACTTTCAAGAAATGAGAGTCAGATTGGAGACACACGAAAATGTGTTTAGTTCTCAAAATGTGTCTAGTTATGATGCCCATTCCAGCATGCCAGTTTATCAGGATTTTGATAAGCAATTTTCTTCACCAAAGAGGCTGGACAGATTGAATTGCCTAAGGGTAGAAGATTGCATTGGAACTGCAGAAGCACCATTTTCTCAATCTAATAGCAAATTAGTGAAAACACTTGGTGAGAGAGAAAGGATTGGTTTGACCTGGCTAGAACCACCACGGGATATGCTAGCCAGGCATGTTTTAGACAGAAAAAATTCCTTTATGTCTACTAAATCTTTCAAAGCGTCCAAATCTTTTGGAACACACCGTCCTTTCAAGTTACCCACAACCAATTATAACAGAGTGCAACCAGGGGCAGCTCTCCTTGAGGAACTTGGCCTTGAGTCCCTTGTGTATCGTAAAAGAAGAAGTCCATATGTGAGGATAATCAGCAAGCAAATGGTTGGAATTTTACTCACTATATGGGTTCGTAGAAGCTTGCGAAGGCATGTCCATAATGTAAAGGTGTCTGCTGTTGGTGTTGGTGCCTTGGGCTACATAGGCAACAAGGTTGGTTCTTTTTATGAAATGATTTACTTTAATATTGATGATATTCCTGATACTCGGTTGTTTTTTCTGGTCAATGATACAAGATCTACACTGTAACtactcatttcttttcttttctattcatATTTTCCTGCATTTTGTCATGGAATATAGAGTTCAGCAATTTATGCTTTTGTGGATAGGTTAGCTTCGCATGTATacaaataatgaaaagaaacaattataaatatatacttcaGGTCACGATGTAAAAAGACAAgctttatttttgaattaatctacaatcTTCAACTTCTTCAACAGGCTACTCTTGCCTCTTAATTTGAATGAAGAAAAGATACCATTGACAAGTCAAATTTAGGCTCTTTTTCTCTGTTTTGCGACTTTGCAGCTTATGTATGTTGTGCATTCCTCCATGAACTCATTGACATTGTCTCACGCTATGCCCCACCATCTTAAACTGGATTAAAGGGAATGCAAGTTCAGAAATTAGGTTGCAAGTCTATGTATTAACAAACTATCCTCATACACATCTATGTTCATAATGCGTTCTCTGAAGTGTTTAGGGATAAAcatgtattaatatatacatGTGGAATACATATCAGTATATATCTTTCTCATCAGGAGAGTTGATAAAGAAATATGGAGGGATCATGAAGTAATAGCAAGAGAGACTTAACCTCGACTCAATGCAACATAATCAAATAGTATTAGATATATGTAGTTGAAGATTGATGTAGAAGATCTGAGTGATTTGAGCACCCACGTTTTAGATGGTAAAGTTTAACCATGAAATTTTTTAGCTCATAACATTGATAAAGGAAAATGGACTTAAATGAGAAAACTGATTCTATAGGTGTGACCGTGTGAGAAGGCTAGTTTGTTGAAATATTAGTAATGAAGGAGGTTCTAGGTGAATCGAGTTAGACCTGAATTGATAGATAAGGAAAACTTTGACTCTCGTGCTTGTTAAGCTATTCTAGTTTGAATCAGAATACATAGAACCACATATAATGATGAACTTAATTATGAAAAAGGACAGAGAAACCCATATAGTGACTTTATATCATAACTTGGTCCATAAAAGAAAACTTGTGGGTTCACCTTACACTGGGTTCATAGCACAAATTATGAATAGTGAATACTCTACCTAAATACAAATTAAGAGCAAACTCATCAAGCAGTAGGTTTGGTCATGAAAATCATAGATTTCAACTTCGAATTAACCTTACAATGTATGTGGCATGCCTCATTTAATATTccaaatacttttttttttccttgtagtTGTTGTTATGTTTTAGAAAAGCTTAAATTGGGAAATGGCTTTATTTTTGCCCATCAAGTTCTAAAATAGCCATACAGAGAATCTGTTGAATTGTATTGTTTCAGAAATATTTGGAGCAATTTTCCTCATCATTTACATGGGTATTGACctctatatatacacatcttGCGCAAGCCTAAATAGGcaaaaagagtaaaatatgGATCTAGACAAGAGGAAATTATGAGAGAGAATGGTGGATCTTGATAGGATGGTTGTAGATCTTAACGCTCATCTCAAGATGGCGCATAGATATCATACATGTCCATCTTGTGTACAATACCATAAAACCCTTTCACCCTGAGACCCTTTGTAAGAACATCAAGCAATTGGTCGGAAAATTTGAGAAACAGTATGCAAATTATTCCTTTAGCGAGCTTCTCTTGATGAAGCGTCAATCCAATCTGTGTTTTGTGTGATCATATTGTAGCGAGTTATTGGCTATGTTAGCTACTTTATGGTCGCAATAGAGCATGACAGGATGTTGTTGCATAAGCCATAACTCAATAAGAAGCCAAAGGGCCTCTCATAATCCTTATGCCATAGCCCTATACTCGGCCTTTGTGCTGGAGCATGCGACTATATTTTGCTTCTTGCTACATCATATCACTAGGTTACCCCTTGAGTGACGAAATATACATATGGTGGTgtgggtaaaattaaaaaatttatgtgcATCAAACATATACAGCGGAAATAATAAATACATGCACCATACTCagtttggatatttaagcaacacattATTTCATCTcatgaaatataataatcacATACTTGATGCCCGATGTTAGGTTGAGTACAAAAACCATTTCTGTACTGAGACGGAATCCACCTCAAGTCGTGGTGGGCCTAGTCCGTCCACACTTAGCATGCAATTTGGTACCTTTACGTGCACCTCTTCTCGTGCTAGCCAGAGAATTTGGTATCACCATCACCCGTGTGTCTTTTTCCCGTATGACACTCACAcctaattaatttcttaaagcAGAGACAGAAGAAGACAGAAGAGGAATAGAGAGCAACAAAAGCCAAGCAGCAACCTCCAATTTCCTCCTTCACgtccaatttttcttctgtCGGTTGCCTCTACCTTAGCCTCTCAATTTTGCACTACATGGAGCGCATTAAGGAAGGTTGAGGCAGCACTGGGAGTCGATTGTCGATGCTAAGGCAGTTGACTCTCAATGCTTCGACTGCTAACAATTGACACACCAccgtcattaacacttaatgacatatcGGAGACACAATGGGTGTATAGCGACGATGCCATACGCAACATTATAtagtgtgtgactttctaggttcactatcTTCTAGCAAACAAATAACACTAAAACTTGTTTGGCACCGGCCAACATTCTTTAACCTATCacaagaatctctccatatcctgGTGATGATTTGAGAGGTCCTGGGAAGTGCCTAACAATGGTCCAAGACAATATAGAAGAcaatgaagtctaacttcaaATGAGCGTATTACGGTTGATGATTATCGTGTGTTATAATCCTTTTGTCACCTAACGTCCTGACTGAACGAAAGTCATggaatgataaactcacaaactcaataactatgtgtcaAATTTTATTAGCATGACTAGATGACATCTCAGGAAACACCTTTCTTTATAATCAATTTGCCTTGGCCAGAGAGTGTCTTATCATACTAATAATAGACCACGTAGGACGTTCAACTCCTCAACAACGACGAGGGTGACAAATCCTATCCCTGAACACCTGCctccatataccagcaatacaAAACCATATAGATGAACGTTAGCAAATCTCGCATACCATTACACAAGACAGTTGTGCCAGTTCAAGTCTAATGATTAGTTACACTACAACAACTAGACGACATAACCATTATCCATAATGTCATGTGGTTAGTCATCAGTGTCACATTCAGTGCATTTTTCTCCAACAATCACCCACGAGTTTACTAGAGATATCCCCATgtcatatggtatgtgactcaccacccttaTCATCAATAACTCATATTGATCAAGGTAGTAAACTCTGTGTTAGTCCATACTCGACTAATTAGAGTTCCCATCAGATTAATCCAAGAACCAGGAATCATTTAAGAAGTCCTGTCACTAGAGAATCTCATCACATAGTCTTAACACCTTAaaaataagattctcaaacagGAGATTTAGGGAGTCATTCATATAACAAACtggagagtttatgaatgaagataaacataccttttatagatatatacaaagatacattaaatgtatttattacaagcCCGCTAGACGTCACCAATCTATAACTAGTGCTTCACCATCGGTAGGTATAGaatacccatcttctcaagatacCGATCCAATTGTGACTGAGTCATAAATTTGGTGAGTGGGTCAGCTACATTATCCGCTGAATCTACTTTCTGCAATTGCATGTCCCCACATGCGATAATCTCTCGAATAAGATGAAATTGACACTCAATGTTTTTGGACTTTTGATAAGACCTAGGTTCCTTTACTTGTGCAATAGCCCCATTATTGTCACAATACAGAGGTACTGGTGACAGAATGGACAGAACCACACCAACTTCGGAAACAAATTTTCGAATCCAAACAGCTTCCTTAG from Diospyros lotus cultivar Yz01 chromosome 4, ASM1463336v1, whole genome shotgun sequence includes the following:
- the LOC127800190 gene encoding type IV inositol polyphosphate 5-phosphatase 3-like isoform X3 — encoded protein: MKQSSTHHHHHHHHRHQPELFWAKLVMRKWLNVGAEESDYSADSDSDASSDSDLEDLRELQDGKTEDEVANDFADALPRLRRRNSETFRSQYINKKEIRVCVGTWNVGAKLPPDDLHIENWLDISEPADMYIIGFQEIVPLNAGNIFGAEDSRPVPKWENIIRKTLNKLQPANLKFKCYSDPSSPSRFKPTDDAPNLDDEILLGSDCDTEEEIHLLGEKSDNFQEMRVRLETHENVFSSQNVSSYDAHSSMPVYQDFDKQFSSPKRLDRLNCLRVEDCIGTAEAPFSQSNSKLVKTLGERERIGLTWLEPPRDMLARHVLDRKNSFMSTKSFKASKSFGTHRPFKLPTTNYNRVQPGAALLEELGLESLVYRKRRSPYVRIISKQMVGILLTIWVRRSLRRHVHNVKVSAVGVGALGYIGNKGSISVSMSIYQTLFCFICSHLASGEKDSDAVKRNADVHEIHRRTQFHSLSSGLPESIYDHEKIIWLGDLNYRINLSYEETRALITRKDWSKLVESDQLTRELGKGCAFDGWHEGILNFPPTYKYESNSEKYYGEDQKVGRRTPAWIHLIGCIRGN
- the LOC127800190 gene encoding type IV inositol polyphosphate 5-phosphatase 3-like isoform X1, coding for MKQSSTHHHHHHHHRHQPELFWAKLVMRKWLNVGAEESDYSADSDSDASSDSDLEDLRELQDGKTEDEVANDFADALPRLRRRNSETFRSQYINKKEIRVCVGTWNVGAKLPPDDLHIENWLDISEPADMYIIGFQEIVPLNAGNIFGAEDSRPVPKWENIIRKTLNKLQPANLKFKCYSDPSSPSRFKPTDDAPNLDDEILLGSDCDTEEEIHLLGEKSDNFQEMRVRLETHENVFSSQNVSSYDAHSSMPVYQDFDKQFSSPKRLDRLNCLRVEDCIGTAEAPFSQSNSKLVKTLGERERIGLTWLEPPRDMLARHVLDRKNSFMSTKSFKASKSFGTHRPFKLPTTNYNRVQPGAALLEELGLESLVYRKRRSPYVRIISKQMVGILLTIWVRRSLRRHVHNVKVSAVGVGALGYIGNKGSISVSMSIYQTLFCFICSHLASGEKDSDAVKRNADVHEIHRRTQFHSLSSGLPESIYDHEKIIWLGDLNYRINLSYEETRALITRKDWSKLVESDQLTRELGKGCAFDGWHEGILNFPPTYKYESNSEKYYGEDQKVGRRTPAWCDRILSLGKGMNLLSYKRTELTLSDHRPIVALYMVEIEEFCPRKLQRALTFIDAEIENQEVIEGYI
- the LOC127800190 gene encoding type IV inositol polyphosphate 5-phosphatase 3-like isoform X2 produces the protein MKQSSTHHHHHHHHRHQPELFWAKLVMRKWLNVGAEESDYSADSDSDASSDSDLEDALPRLRRRNSETFRSQYINKKEIRVCVGTWNVGAKLPPDDLHIENWLDISEPADMYIIGFQEIVPLNAGNIFGAEDSRPVPKWENIIRKTLNKLQPANLKFKCYSDPSSPSRFKPTDDAPNLDDEILLGSDCDTEEEIHLLGEKSDNFQEMRVRLETHENVFSSQNVSSYDAHSSMPVYQDFDKQFSSPKRLDRLNCLRVEDCIGTAEAPFSQSNSKLVKTLGERERIGLTWLEPPRDMLARHVLDRKNSFMSTKSFKASKSFGTHRPFKLPTTNYNRVQPGAALLEELGLESLVYRKRRSPYVRIISKQMVGILLTIWVRRSLRRHVHNVKVSAVGVGALGYIGNKGSISVSMSIYQTLFCFICSHLASGEKDSDAVKRNADVHEIHRRTQFHSLSSGLPESIYDHEKIIWLGDLNYRINLSYEETRALITRKDWSKLVESDQLTRELGKGCAFDGWHEGILNFPPTYKYESNSEKYYGEDQKVGRRTPAWCDRILSLGKGMNLLSYKRTELTLSDHRPIVALYMVEIEEFCPRKLQRALTFIDAEIENQEVIEGYI